The following are encoded together in the Pseudoalteromonas shioyasakiensis genome:
- the ccoS gene encoding cbb3-type cytochrome oxidase assembly protein CcoS yields the protein MSIIYMLIPIAILFVLIAIGVFFWAVKSEQFSDLNKQGHSILFEDDKEQHKKSND from the coding sequence ATGAGTATCATCTACATGCTTATCCCAATTGCCATTTTATTTGTGCTAATTGCCATTGGGGTGTTCTTTTGGGCTGTAAAAAGCGAACAATTTTCTGATTTAAACAAACAGGGCCACAGTATCCTGTTTGAAGACGATAAAGAGCAGCACAAAAAAAGTAATGATTGA
- a CDS encoding sulfite exporter TauE/SafE family protein — protein sequence MIDPLFISAFIMGLLGSGHCLAMCGGIASSLQLAANKNRAVSFSVAYNLGRALSYMLAGALVAGISSRFAAQNTSISIALSFLSGIFMLLVGVYIMRLAATLQWLEKLGKTLVWQHLAKLNRYLLPVDTTPKALLYGALWGWLPCGLVYSALTWALTSPSASHGAGVMLFFALGTFPAMISVGLVSQKINTILNHVWTRVILGSVIIWYGIYLLIIATDKLIH from the coding sequence ATGATTGATCCGCTGTTTATTAGTGCATTTATAATGGGCTTGTTAGGCAGTGGTCATTGCCTAGCGATGTGTGGTGGCATTGCCAGTAGTTTACAACTTGCCGCCAACAAAAACCGTGCAGTGAGCTTTTCGGTTGCTTATAACCTTGGCCGCGCACTCAGTTACATGCTTGCCGGTGCACTCGTAGCAGGAATTAGTAGTCGCTTTGCAGCGCAAAATACTTCTATATCGATAGCGTTGTCGTTTTTGAGTGGTATTTTTATGCTGCTTGTTGGGGTTTACATTATGCGCTTAGCGGCCACTCTACAGTGGCTAGAAAAACTTGGTAAAACCCTAGTATGGCAGCATTTAGCTAAACTTAATCGTTATTTATTACCGGTCGATACTACCCCAAAGGCCCTACTCTATGGCGCTTTATGGGGCTGGTTGCCCTGTGGCTTAGTTTATTCTGCGCTAACCTGGGCACTGACTAGCCCATCAGCATCACATGGTGCAGGTGTGATGTTATTTTTCGCGTTAGGCACCTTTCCCGCAATGATAAGCGTAGGACTCGTCAGCCAGAAAATAAACACTATTTTAAACCATGTTTGGACTAGGGTTATTCTAGGCAGCGTAATAATATGGTACGGTATATACTTATTAATTATAGCAACCGATAAGCTAATTCATTAA
- a CDS encoding FNR family transcription factor: MDFSQNKSKGLCTISCNNCSISQLCLPFSLNGQEMDRLDEIIERKKPLHKGDYLFESGESLNAIYAVRSGSFKSYTLSEQGDEQITGFHLAGDLVGFDAINKMAHQSFSQALETSMVCEIPFDTLDELAGKLPKLRQQIMRLMSNEINYDQEMLLLLNKKSAEERLASFIYNLAERFGERGFSRKEFRLTMTRGEIGNYLGLTVETISRLLSRFQKAGFIKVEGKFITILDQQALAATAAIKCK, encoded by the coding sequence ATGGACTTCTCACAAAACAAGTCAAAAGGCTTATGCACAATTAGCTGTAATAATTGCAGTATCAGCCAGCTATGTTTGCCATTTTCATTAAACGGTCAAGAAATGGATCGTCTCGATGAAATCATCGAACGTAAGAAACCACTGCATAAAGGTGATTATTTATTTGAGTCTGGCGAAAGCTTAAATGCCATTTATGCGGTACGCTCAGGTTCGTTTAAGTCTTATACTTTGTCAGAACAAGGTGATGAACAAATTACTGGTTTTCATCTAGCTGGTGATTTAGTTGGTTTCGATGCTATTAACAAAATGGCTCATCAGAGCTTCTCACAAGCCCTTGAAACTTCGATGGTATGTGAAATTCCATTCGATACATTAGACGAATTAGCCGGTAAACTACCTAAGCTACGCCAACAAATTATGCGTTTAATGAGTAATGAAATTAACTATGACCAAGAAATGTTATTGTTACTCAATAAAAAGTCAGCTGAAGAGCGTCTAGCAAGTTTTATTTATAATCTTGCAGAGCGTTTTGGTGAGCGTGGTTTCTCACGTAAAGAATTCCGTTTAACCATGACACGTGGTGAAATCGGTAATTATTTAGGCCTTACTGTTGAAACAATTAGCCGCCTTTTAAGCCGCTTCCAAAAAGCAGGCTTCATTAAGGTTGAAGGTAAATTTATCACCATTTTGGACCAGCAAGCGCTTGCAGCAACTGCAGCGATTAAATGTAAATAG
- the uspE gene encoding universal stress protein UspE: protein MDAIKRILAVIDPTKEQQHSLSRSIDLAKKSGATITAFLSIYDFSYEMTTMLSADEREAMREAVIKDRQEWLNEQIALYPELTIDSCVVWHNRPYEAIINTVINDGFDLVVKGTHQHDTLKSVIFTPTDWHLIRKCPAPVLLVKEKEWPAKGNILAAVNAVSENEQHLELNKRIINDARFICDLANATLNLVNAYPATPVNIAIEIPEFNPGVYNESVKKHHFESTLSLAEGFDIDKAHCHIEEGLPEDVIPDVAARLNSELVVIGTVGRTGLSAALVGNTAEHVIDSLDCDVLALKPDGYVSPLAK, encoded by the coding sequence ATGGACGCAATTAAACGAATTTTAGCAGTTATAGACCCAACCAAAGAGCAGCAACATAGTTTAAGCCGCTCAATTGATCTAGCCAAAAAATCTGGCGCGACCATCACCGCTTTCCTCAGTATCTACGACTTCTCTTACGAAATGACCACAATGCTTTCTGCTGATGAGCGTGAAGCAATGCGCGAAGCCGTAATAAAAGACCGCCAAGAATGGTTAAATGAGCAAATCGCACTTTACCCTGAGCTTACCATTGATAGCTGCGTGGTTTGGCATAATCGCCCTTACGAAGCCATTATCAATACCGTGATCAACGATGGTTTTGACCTTGTTGTAAAAGGCACTCATCAACACGATACGCTTAAGTCAGTTATTTTCACGCCAACTGACTGGCATCTTATTCGTAAGTGCCCTGCTCCAGTTTTACTTGTTAAAGAGAAAGAGTGGCCAGCAAAAGGTAATATTTTAGCTGCAGTGAATGCAGTGAGTGAGAATGAACAACACCTTGAACTTAACAAGCGTATTATTAATGATGCTCGCTTCATTTGTGACTTGGCCAACGCAACGCTTAACCTTGTGAATGCCTACCCGGCAACGCCAGTTAATATCGCCATTGAAATCCCTGAATTCAACCCAGGTGTTTATAACGAATCAGTTAAAAAACATCACTTTGAATCAACGCTCTCATTAGCTGAAGGGTTTGATATTGATAAAGCTCATTGCCACATTGAAGAAGGCTTACCAGAAGATGTTATTCCTGATGTTGCTGCGCGCCTCAACAGCGAGTTAGTTGTGATTGGTACTGTCGGTCGCACAGGCTTAAGTGCAGCACTTGTCGGTAACACAGCAGAGCATGTCATTGATAGCCTTGACTGCGATGTGTTAGCACTAAAACCAGACGGCTATGTAAGCCCACTTGCTAAATAA
- the ttcA gene encoding tRNA 2-thiocytidine(32) synthetase TtcA, with the protein MNQTDTRKETLEFNKLQKRLRRHVGNAITDYNMIEDGDVVMACISGGKDSFAMLDILLSLQKAAPIKFEVIAVNLDQKQPGFPEHILPDYFETLNIPYYIVDKDTYSVVKEKVPEGKTTCGLCSRLRRGTLYSFAEKIGATKLALGHHMDDIVETMFLNMFHGSRLKAMPPKLRSDDERNVVIRPLSYCREKDLIKYAEHKDFPIIPCNLCGSQENLQRQSIKAMLTEWDKKTPGRVESIFKSLQNVSPSQLADRNLFDFENLPLDREGNRESYDFSEAVVSSTNIDESLFIDVTNI; encoded by the coding sequence ATGAATCAAACTGATACTAGAAAAGAAACTCTTGAATTTAATAAACTTCAAAAGCGTCTAAGAAGGCATGTTGGTAATGCGATTACTGATTACAACATGATTGAAGACGGTGATGTTGTTATGGCATGTATCAGTGGTGGTAAAGATTCTTTTGCAATGCTAGATATCTTGCTTAGTTTACAAAAAGCAGCGCCGATTAAATTTGAAGTGATTGCAGTAAACCTTGATCAGAAGCAGCCTGGCTTTCCTGAACACATTTTGCCTGATTACTTTGAAACGCTAAATATCCCGTATTACATCGTTGATAAAGATACTTACTCAGTAGTAAAAGAAAAGGTACCAGAGGGCAAAACAACCTGTGGTCTGTGTTCACGACTTCGTCGCGGCACACTTTATTCATTTGCAGAAAAAATTGGTGCAACCAAACTAGCACTTGGTCATCACATGGATGATATCGTTGAGACAATGTTCTTAAATATGTTCCATGGTTCACGATTAAAAGCGATGCCACCAAAATTACGCTCTGATGATGAACGTAACGTGGTCATTCGTCCGTTGTCATATTGTCGTGAAAAAGATCTAATTAAATATGCTGAGCACAAAGACTTCCCAATTATTCCTTGTAATTTATGTGGCTCACAAGAAAATCTTCAGCGTCAATCAATCAAAGCGATGCTGACAGAGTGGGATAAGAAAACTCCAGGTCGTGTTGAAAGTATCTTTAAGTCTTTACAAAATGTTAGCCCAAGCCAGCTTGCAGACAGAAACTTATTTGATTTTGAAAACTTACCGCTTGATAGAGAAGGCAATCGTGAAAGCTATGACTTTAGCGAGGCGGTGGTCTCATCGACAAACATTGATGAATCATTATTTATCGATGTAACAAATATATAA
- a CDS encoding demethoxyubiquinone hydroxylase family protein: MISKEVARIVRVDHAGEFGAISIYKAQLFVSKFLYQDISVQLKEMLNHEIEHFKTFDCWLKEHKIRHCYAIWFWSLGGYCLGLITALLGRKAIWVCTEAVESTALHHLEWQLSYLENNNKSAYQAVLSIQQDEIEHQNLGKVNGSSSFYYSPIRLVVKHSTKFAIWLSTKL; the protein is encoded by the coding sequence ATGATCTCAAAAGAAGTCGCAAGAATTGTGCGTGTTGATCATGCAGGTGAATTTGGGGCGATAAGTATTTATAAAGCTCAGTTATTTGTCTCTAAATTTTTATATCAAGATATCTCTGTACAGCTTAAAGAAATGCTAAATCATGAAATCGAGCATTTCAAAACTTTTGATTGTTGGTTAAAGGAACATAAAATACGGCATTGCTACGCAATCTGGTTTTGGTCTTTGGGTGGTTATTGTTTAGGTTTGATTACTGCTTTACTTGGACGTAAAGCAATTTGGGTGTGTACAGAAGCCGTTGAATCAACGGCTCTACATCATCTAGAATGGCAATTAAGTTATTTAGAGAACAACAATAAAAGCGCATATCAAGCGGTACTAAGCATTCAACAAGATGAAATTGAACACCAGAACCTAGGCAAAGTGAATGGTTCAAGTTCATTTTACTATTCACCAATCAGATTAGTCGTTAAGCACTCCACTAAATTTGCTATTTGGCTTTCTACTAAGTTGTAA
- the ppk2 gene encoding polyphosphate kinase 2 codes for MQTVNVEPVSVKQQKLAEANAKQDVVFDLNVKNPSLKWNADGKYPYKRKMDVVEYERHKHELQIELLKMQGWVKETNQQIVILFEGRDAAGKGGTIKRFMEHLNPRGAHVVALEKPSARERDQWYFQRYINHLPTKGEIILFDRSWYNRAGVEKVMGFCDDHEYLEFMRQTPQLERMLVNSGIKLFKYWFSVSREEQFRRFKSRQNDPLKQWKLSPVDMASLAKWHDYSDAKDAMMFHTHTKDAPWTQIRSDDKKRGRINCMRHFLSYLDYPDKDHEIVNRLDSLIVTEPTRMSTRQ; via the coding sequence ATGCAGACAGTCAATGTCGAACCTGTATCAGTTAAACAACAAAAATTAGCCGAAGCCAATGCGAAACAGGATGTGGTTTTTGATCTAAATGTTAAAAACCCAAGCTTAAAGTGGAATGCAGATGGTAAATACCCATATAAACGCAAAATGGACGTGGTTGAATACGAGCGCCATAAACACGAACTGCAAATCGAGCTTTTAAAAATGCAAGGCTGGGTAAAAGAGACCAACCAGCAAATTGTGATTTTATTTGAAGGTCGAGATGCGGCGGGTAAAGGTGGCACAATTAAGCGCTTTATGGAGCATTTAAACCCACGTGGGGCGCACGTAGTGGCTTTAGAGAAGCCATCTGCAAGAGAGCGAGATCAATGGTACTTTCAACGTTACATTAACCACCTGCCAACAAAGGGTGAAATTATACTGTTTGACCGTTCTTGGTATAACCGAGCCGGTGTTGAGAAGGTAATGGGGTTTTGTGATGATCACGAATATTTAGAGTTTATGCGTCAAACACCCCAACTTGAACGCATGTTGGTGAATAGCGGTATTAAGCTATTTAAATATTGGTTTTCGGTCAGTAGAGAAGAGCAATTTAGACGCTTTAAATCGCGCCAGAACGACCCGCTCAAACAATGGAAGCTAAGCCCAGTTGATATGGCATCACTGGCTAAATGGCATGATTATAGTGATGCCAAAGATGCCATGATGTTTCATACCCATACTAAGGATGCGCCTTGGACACAAATTCGCTCTGATGATAAAAAGCGCGGACGTATCAACTGTATGCGCCATTTCTTAAGTTATTTGGATTATCCAGACAAAGATCACGAAATTGTGAATCGTCTCGACTCGCTTATTGTCACCGAACCAACCCGCATGTCTACGCGTCAGTAA
- a CDS encoding DUF2987 domain-containing protein: protein MNKLLPWLKAATIAVALGTVATKAAATEFVVAYDGFYDRLKVVNKGEFQYAQVNFYLSDIASNEVCTIKSGKIITEKQEFDLTYTDKAQLLLPFDKQLDTDKAVIVVQPENPKHECQLKLQIEATDLADFELSKANLYTLNEEFDELLSDLSGFFVSKLMWFLLPEQQGVVLKFNGQDAISANDVSCKELRCSIKVTDDWQDDNTVLSSHAELISATPWIVK from the coding sequence ATGAATAAACTCCTTCCATGGTTAAAAGCAGCAACCATCGCGGTTGCGCTAGGTACAGTTGCAACCAAGGCCGCTGCAACTGAATTTGTTGTTGCCTATGATGGCTTTTACGATCGTTTGAAAGTTGTTAATAAAGGCGAATTCCAATACGCTCAAGTTAACTTTTATTTGTCTGATATTGCTAGCAACGAAGTATGTACAATCAAATCAGGTAAAATAATTACAGAAAAACAAGAGTTTGACTTAACTTATACAGATAAAGCTCAGTTACTTTTACCATTTGATAAGCAGCTTGATACAGATAAAGCCGTTATTGTTGTTCAACCAGAAAATCCAAAACATGAATGCCAATTAAAGTTACAAATTGAAGCAACGGATCTGGCTGATTTTGAACTCAGTAAAGCAAACTTATACACGTTAAATGAAGAATTTGACGAGCTGTTATCTGATTTGTCGGGCTTTTTTGTCAGTAAATTAATGTGGTTCTTACTGCCTGAACAACAAGGTGTTGTACTTAAATTTAACGGCCAAGACGCTATCTCCGCAAATGACGTTAGTTGTAAAGAGCTGCGTTGTTCAATAAAAGTAACAGATGACTGGCAAGATGATAACACAGTGCTAAGCAGTCATGCTGAGCTTATCAGTGCTACACCTTGGATTGTTAAATAG
- a CDS encoding glucosaminidase domain-containing protein, whose amino-acid sequence MLNYVFRALLAAFFAWALLSPFMDKEGVESGSEQTQATPKGTQRVIKKEKPLHNVKLPDFAAFSDVKEKKHAFFDFIRPHVEAENKKILQQRATLEIARMMLEYNEPLSSKQQSDIKKILTSYKLPTTIDTLSLTQALRRVDIIPKELALMQAANESAWGTSRFARIGLNFFGQWCYKKGCGMVPRRRANEAAHEVTAFKSVRAAVSSYFKNINTHAAYKDLRSIRADLRRQQKPIDATKLTQGLLSYSERREAYIEELNKMINQNRAYFDE is encoded by the coding sequence ATGCTTAATTACGTTTTTCGAGCTTTACTTGCTGCTTTTTTTGCATGGGCGTTGTTATCGCCGTTTATGGATAAAGAAGGTGTAGAAAGTGGGTCTGAACAAACACAGGCAACGCCAAAAGGAACCCAGCGCGTAATCAAAAAAGAAAAGCCATTACATAATGTGAAACTACCAGATTTTGCAGCGTTTAGTGATGTGAAAGAAAAGAAACATGCATTTTTTGATTTTATTCGCCCTCATGTTGAGGCCGAAAATAAAAAGATTCTTCAGCAACGTGCAACCCTAGAAATTGCGCGCATGATGCTGGAGTACAATGAGCCACTAAGTAGTAAGCAGCAATCAGATATTAAAAAAATACTGACCAGCTACAAGTTGCCAACCACTATAGATACTTTATCACTTACCCAAGCTCTACGCCGTGTAGATATCATTCCTAAAGAGCTTGCGCTTATGCAAGCTGCAAATGAATCTGCATGGGGCACGTCACGCTTTGCACGTATTGGCTTAAACTTTTTCGGCCAGTGGTGTTATAAAAAAGGCTGTGGCATGGTGCCTCGTCGCCGTGCTAACGAAGCAGCCCATGAAGTGACGGCATTCAAATCGGTACGTGCTGCTGTAAGTTCATATTTTAAAAATATTAATACCCATGCAGCGTATAAAGATTTAAGATCAATTCGTGCTGATTTACGTCGCCAGCAAAAGCCAATTGATGCAACTAAGCTAACACAAGGCTTGTTGTCTTATTCTGAACGACGTGAAGCATATATTGAAGAATTAAATAAAATGATAAATCAAAACAGAGCTTACTTTGATGAATAA
- a CDS encoding anti-phage deoxyguanosine triphosphatase, which produces MCQYWQARIIDQQKYRPNDNRSAWQVDRSRIIHAAAFRRLQAKTQIMGIGLNDFYRTRLTHSLEVAQIGSGLLRHLKKQHPEFTNFPSGSLLETLCLAHDIGHPPFGHGGEIALNYMMREHGGFEGNAQTLRIVSKLEPYSNGHGMNLTRRTLLGFIKYPAFIDDLWHSIPPLSGQRSFIKADHWRPAKGLYNDDKDVFDWIIEPLSNNDKALLSSHYKVDEFRAKTHYKSIDSAIMELADDIAYAVHDLEDAIATEVLTLADWQNHALVQLQELDSAWLTTHLSSITARLFSHHEYERKDAIGELVNTFIINAQLVVQNADFESEILQYTVSLPDEFAEILNVLKHFVFKRLIREPKMQQVEFKGQNLLIELFSAFASDPMRLLPETTQEMWLNAHQQGDNAMRIICDYLSGMSDEYAYKTYQRLFLPSA; this is translated from the coding sequence ATGTGCCAATATTGGCAAGCTCGCATTATTGATCAGCAAAAATATCGTCCAAACGATAACCGCTCAGCTTGGCAAGTTGACCGCTCTCGTATCATACATGCCGCTGCATTTAGGCGGTTGCAGGCAAAAACCCAGATTATGGGTATTGGCTTAAATGATTTTTACCGAACTCGTCTGACCCACTCTCTAGAAGTTGCTCAAATTGGCAGTGGTTTATTACGCCATCTAAAAAAGCAACACCCTGAATTTACGAATTTTCCGAGCGGTAGCTTACTCGAAACATTATGCCTTGCACATGATATTGGCCACCCTCCTTTTGGGCATGGTGGTGAAATAGCATTAAATTACATGATGCGCGAGCATGGGGGCTTTGAAGGTAACGCACAAACACTAAGAATTGTCTCTAAGCTTGAGCCCTATTCAAATGGCCATGGCATGAACTTAACCAGGCGCACCTTGTTGGGCTTTATTAAATACCCAGCCTTTATTGATGATTTGTGGCACAGCATTCCACCTTTAAGTGGGCAGCGTAGCTTTATTAAAGCTGACCATTGGCGACCAGCCAAAGGCTTATATAATGACGATAAAGATGTTTTCGACTGGATCATTGAGCCACTGTCTAATAACGATAAAGCGCTGCTGAGTAGTCATTATAAGGTTGATGAGTTTAGAGCCAAAACCCACTACAAATCGATAGATTCAGCAATTATGGAATTAGCTGACGATATTGCTTATGCCGTTCACGATTTAGAAGATGCCATAGCCACCGAAGTTTTAACGCTGGCTGATTGGCAAAATCATGCCCTTGTACAATTACAAGAGCTCGACTCAGCGTGGCTAACCACTCATTTGAGCTCGATAACCGCCAGACTCTTTTCTCATCACGAGTATGAGCGAAAAGACGCCATTGGTGAGTTGGTTAATACCTTTATTATTAACGCTCAGTTAGTTGTACAAAACGCAGATTTCGAATCTGAAATACTACAGTACACAGTTAGCCTACCGGATGAATTTGCCGAGATTCTTAACGTGCTAAAACATTTTGTTTTTAAACGTTTAATTCGTGAGCCAAAGATGCAACAAGTTGAATTTAAAGGGCAAAACCTACTTATTGAATTATTTAGTGCCTTTGCCAGCGACCCAATGCGCTTACTTCCTGAAACAACCCAAGAAATGTGGCTAAATGCACACCAGCAAGGTGATAATGCAATGCGCATAATATGTGATTACTTATCAGGAATGAGCGATGAATATGCTTATAAAACCTATCAGCGATTATTTTTGCCATCTGCTTAA
- a CDS encoding DUF481 domain-containing protein, translating into MLKKYLLISAAVASSFACYSAETLPDPLLEERGIIIKDATHFDWVRLNSGEWLKGELVSMYDKEIEFDSDVLDTLIIDREDVYMIISDRHHTVRFNDGNELSGTLNISGGYVKVGEQEAKYRYRDLVSIAPSVESELSAWTVKLSMGADLARGNTDQTEYSVKADIKRRTASSRFLSEILGYRTTSDDQVTKNNIRANGTFDWFYTQKMYYRPIFFEYYRDPFQNIANKYTVGAGVGYYVMDTDKTEWDFTAGPAYQKTQFDTVAAGEDKSNSSMSWFISTNYELEVTKKIDFSLNYRYLTANSDAGGDSQYAMAAFEFEITDDIDFDVSLVWDYLADPIADENGVVPEKEDYKMIFALGIDL; encoded by the coding sequence ATGCTCAAAAAATACCTGCTTATTAGTGCAGCTGTAGCAAGCTCATTTGCTTGCTATAGTGCAGAAACACTTCCTGATCCGCTTCTTGAAGAGCGCGGCATAATCATAAAAGATGCCACTCATTTCGATTGGGTACGGCTGAATTCGGGCGAATGGCTCAAAGGCGAGCTTGTCTCAATGTACGATAAAGAAATCGAGTTCGATAGTGATGTGCTCGACACATTAATTATTGATCGCGAAGATGTCTACATGATCATCTCAGATCGCCATCATACTGTGCGTTTTAACGATGGTAATGAACTCAGTGGCACACTAAATATCTCTGGCGGTTATGTAAAAGTTGGCGAACAAGAAGCTAAATACCGTTATCGCGATTTAGTCTCTATTGCTCCTTCAGTTGAGAGCGAACTTAGTGCATGGACTGTAAAATTATCGATGGGTGCAGATTTAGCTCGCGGTAATACTGACCAAACAGAGTATTCTGTTAAGGCAGATATAAAGCGCCGTACTGCATCAAGTCGATTTTTATCTGAAATTTTAGGCTATCGCACCACCAGCGATGATCAAGTGACTAAAAACAACATTCGTGCAAACGGTACATTTGACTGGTTTTACACACAAAAAATGTACTACCGCCCTATTTTCTTCGAATATTATCGTGACCCGTTTCAGAATATCGCCAACAAGTACACTGTGGGTGCCGGTGTTGGTTACTATGTTATGGATACCGATAAAACAGAATGGGATTTTACAGCAGGACCCGCGTACCAAAAGACCCAATTTGATACAGTAGCTGCAGGGGAAGATAAGAGTAATTCGTCAATGTCTTGGTTTATATCTACAAATTATGAGTTAGAAGTCACCAAGAAAATTGATTTTTCTTTAAATTATCGCTACCTAACTGCCAACAGTGACGCCGGTGGTGATTCACAATATGCGATGGCTGCGTTTGAATTTGAGATCACCGATGATATCGATTTTGATGTGTCTCTAGTTTGGGATTATTTGGCTGACCCGATTGCCGATGAAAACGGTGTAGTACCAGAAAAAGAAGATTACAAAATGATTTTTGCGCTGGGTATCGATTTATAA